In Synechocystis sp. PCC 6714, the following are encoded in one genomic region:
- a CDS encoding Hsp70 family protein, whose protein sequence is MVNTIGIDFGLNNCVAAFKFAQVEIVTDEAGKGLTRSVVALDNGEIIVGEKAYYQLKQDPENVIDSIKRIMGRDNSDPIVQWQTQHLSYKIKAPSQGKEDGLVVILGGKEYEPEDIAAQILKQVVKNAETYQENQGQKTKITEAVIAIPAYLNDQQRYAMQNAAKRAGLEVKELLYEPIAAAISYGFKPGSDDCQTILVYDLGGGTFDASVISAIGDWFSELGKAGDLWLGGDDIDNKLIELVKQKVAQEEDLDDIDALIARMPSRKQKRLIDSFKLVAEQVKIDLSHRTETQICIAEPLIDEFGSLIFIMPFITRSEFEQLILPLVDRTIKICQQAIEDAGITQDDIDVILMVGGSSLIPFVQQNLKQVFGYDKVVVHPRPIYAIAEGAAIVAAGLVDKNLTVSRNCYIEFPDDPRFLLIQKGEYLPLKTSVIIKTKADGQRFINLKLFSPDEVENQPNSPFIDESIGQIYLALDKHYPKGTEIVLIAEIDEQNEALQLTAHLRNDESVRVSCALGRGDQDTAIAKEVEELIDQFNQEREFTIKEYEEVNQLAGEIIQATNLMIGDNGRIREELRKVALEKLKKLKILSSRKYNSMSNNPYDILGVSPAASKDEIEKAFKARMKEKKRHPKILTAARNKLVKNNEDRLVADYLLPALPPILRFKRYDISELDKPTPELKLIEEIENENLDEFHAKVMADFNKSISNLL, encoded by the coding sequence ATGGTAAATACGATTGGCATTGATTTTGGCTTGAACAACTGTGTTGCGGCTTTTAAATTCGCTCAAGTCGAGATAGTAACTGATGAGGCAGGTAAGGGACTTACTCGTTCCGTTGTGGCACTGGATAATGGGGAGATCATTGTTGGAGAGAAAGCTTACTACCAACTTAAGCAAGACCCTGAGAATGTCATTGATTCCATTAAGCGCATTATGGGGCGAGACAATAGCGATCCTATTGTCCAATGGCAAACTCAGCACTTGAGTTACAAGATTAAAGCCCCTAGCCAAGGAAAGGAAGATGGTTTAGTTGTGATCCTGGGGGGGAAAGAATACGAACCCGAGGATATTGCCGCACAAATTCTTAAGCAAGTTGTTAAAAATGCCGAGACTTATCAAGAAAACCAAGGGCAGAAGACAAAGATAACAGAAGCAGTTATTGCAATTCCGGCCTATTTAAACGATCAACAGCGATATGCCATGCAGAATGCCGCCAAACGAGCAGGATTGGAAGTTAAAGAGTTACTGTATGAGCCAATTGCCGCTGCCATCTCCTACGGATTTAAACCTGGCTCTGACGACTGTCAAACTATTCTTGTCTATGATTTGGGGGGCGGAACTTTTGATGCCTCTGTGATTAGTGCTATCGGGGATTGGTTTAGTGAATTAGGAAAAGCAGGAGACTTATGGTTAGGGGGAGATGATATTGACAATAAGCTCATCGAATTAGTTAAGCAAAAAGTTGCTCAAGAAGAAGATTTAGATGATATTGATGCTTTAATCGCCAGAATGCCTAGTAGAAAACAAAAGAGATTGATAGACAGTTTTAAGCTGGTCGCTGAACAAGTCAAAATTGACTTAAGTCATCGAACAGAAACACAAATTTGTATTGCAGAGCCTTTAATAGATGAGTTTGGTTCGCTAATTTTTATTATGCCTTTTATTACGCGCTCAGAGTTTGAGCAGTTAATTCTACCTTTAGTGGACCGGACAATAAAAATTTGCCAGCAGGCAATTGAGGATGCAGGCATAACTCAAGACGATATTGACGTTATCCTAATGGTGGGTGGATCGTCATTAATTCCTTTTGTTCAGCAAAACTTGAAACAGGTCTTTGGTTACGATAAGGTGGTTGTCCATCCTCGACCCATTTATGCGATTGCAGAAGGAGCTGCTATTGTCGCTGCTGGTTTAGTGGACAAGAATCTTACTGTTTCTCGAAATTGTTATATTGAATTTCCAGATGATCCGCGCTTTCTTTTAATTCAAAAAGGAGAGTACTTGCCATTAAAGACATCAGTAATAATTAAAACAAAAGCTGATGGTCAGCGATTTATTAATCTTAAGTTATTTTCTCCTGATGAGGTTGAAAATCAGCCAAATTCCCCATTTATTGATGAGTCAATTGGACAAATTTATTTGGCTCTTGATAAACACTACCCCAAGGGAACAGAAATTGTCTTAATAGCAGAAATTGACGAGCAAAACGAGGCGCTGCAGTTGACGGCTCATCTTCGTAATGATGAGTCTGTGAGGGTAAGTTGTGCCCTTGGGCGGGGCGATCAAGATACTGCTATTGCAAAAGAAGTGGAAGAATTAATTGATCAATTCAATCAAGAGAGGGAATTTACAATCAAGGAATATGAAGAAGTAAATCAATTGGCAGGGGAAATCATTCAGGCAACTAACTTAATGATAGGTGATAATGGACGGATTAGAGAAGAACTAAGAAAAGTGGCTCTTGAAAAGCTCAAAAAACTCAAAATTTTATCTTCTAGAAAATATAATTCCATGTCTAACAATCCCTACGATATTCTCGGTGTTTCCCCTGCCGCTTCTAAAGATGAAATCGAAAAGGCTTTTAAAGCAAGGATGAAAGAAAAAAAACGTCATCCTAAAATTTTAACTGCGGCACGAAATAAACTCGTAAAAAATAATGAAGATCGATTAGTTGCCGACTATCTTTTGCCAGCATTACCTCCCATTCTACGCTTTAAACGTTACGATATCTCTGAACTTGATAAACCAACGCCAGAACTTAAGCTTATTGAAGAAATTGAAAATGAAAATCTAGATGAATTCCATGCTAAGGTGATGGCAGATTTTAATAAAAGCATCAGTAATTTACTCTAA
- a CDS encoding tetratricopeptide repeat protein — translation MICPNRPFLFALMAIATAGLSLLAPGPVVILPVEAALTPPFIAQEQNSAAAREQKLLEGFDELESGSPLKAIAIFTQVIDTDNGNADAYNLRGVAYMVIEQYSQALADFNQAIALSPNDPAIYFNRANVHGVMNNYQGAIDDCGQGILLDPQDADLFICRGQAQLGLEQTNQAIADFDQAIEINPRSEEAHYFRGMAHAMVGNYERALADLGRTIRLNPYNADAFILRAGIRSEQGEVEESLDDMIHAINLLDRQGQGERATEIRQLLGY, via the coding sequence ATGATTTGCCCTAACCGCCCCTTTTTGTTTGCTCTAATGGCGATCGCCACCGCTGGTTTATCCCTGTTAGCCCCGGGTCCAGTGGTAATTTTGCCCGTTGAAGCGGCCCTAACTCCGCCATTTATTGCCCAGGAACAGAATTCTGCCGCCGCCAGAGAACAAAAATTACTAGAGGGCTTCGACGAACTGGAGAGTGGTTCTCCCCTCAAGGCGATCGCCATTTTCACCCAGGTGATCGACACCGACAATGGCAATGCCGATGCCTACAATTTGCGGGGGGTGGCCTATATGGTGATTGAACAATATTCCCAAGCATTGGCGGATTTTAACCAGGCCATTGCCCTCAGCCCCAACGATCCGGCCATCTATTTCAATCGGGCTAACGTCCATGGGGTGATGAATAACTACCAAGGGGCGATCGATGATTGTGGCCAGGGTATTTTGCTTGATCCCCAGGATGCGGATCTTTTTATCTGTCGGGGCCAGGCCCAGTTGGGGTTAGAACAAACTAATCAGGCCATTGCCGATTTTGACCAGGCCATAGAAATCAATCCCCGTTCTGAGGAAGCCCATTATTTTCGGGGTATGGCCCATGCCATGGTGGGTAATTATGAACGAGCTTTAGCTGACCTAGGCCGCACCATCCGCCTCAATCCCTACAATGCGGATGCGTTTATTCTCCGGGCTGGTATTCGATCAGAGCAGGGGGAAGTGGAGGAATCCCTGGACGATATGATCCATGCCATTAATTTGCTCGATCGCCAGGGACAGGGGGAAAGGGCAACGGAAATTCGGCAATTGTTGGGTTATTGA
- a CDS encoding AGE family epimerase/isomerase, which yields MIAHRRQELAQRYQEALYEDVLPFWEKYSLDHQGGGYFTCLDRKGQVFDTDKFIWLQNRQVWQFAVFYNRLESRPQWLEIARHGADFLARYGRDKDGNWYFALDQAGKPLKQPYNVFSDCFAAMAFSQYALASAEEEAKTIALQAYNNVLRRQHNPKGQYEKSYPGTRPLKSLAVPMILANLTLEMEWLLPPATVEEVLTQTVKEVMTDFLDPELGLMREAVTPTGEFVDSFEGRLLNPGHGIEAMWFMMDIAQRNGDRQLLEQAIEVVLNTLEYAWDEEFGGIFYFLDRQGHPPQQLEWDQKLWWVHLETLVALAKGHQITGREQCWQWFERVHDYAWSHFADPEYGEWFGYLNRRGEVLLNLKGGKWKGCFHVPRALWLCAESLALPVDA from the coding sequence ATGATTGCCCATCGCCGTCAGGAGCTAGCCCAACGATACCAAGAGGCTTTATACGAGGACGTGTTACCCTTTTGGGAAAAATATTCCCTTGATCACCAAGGGGGAGGGTATTTCACCTGTTTAGACCGTAAAGGACAAGTTTTTGACACCGATAAATTCATTTGGTTACAAAACCGTCAGGTGTGGCAGTTTGCTGTTTTTTACAACCGTTTGGAATCAAGACCCCAATGGTTAGAAATTGCCCGCCACGGTGCTGATTTTTTGGCCCGCTACGGCCGGGATAAAGATGGTAATTGGTACTTTGCCTTAGATCAGGCAGGAAAGCCCCTTAAACAACCCTATAATGTCTTTTCTGATTGTTTCGCCGCCATGGCCTTTAGTCAATATGCCCTGGCCAGTGCAGAAGAAGAAGCTAAAACCATTGCTCTACAGGCCTACAATAACGTCCTACGCCGTCAGCATAACCCTAAGGGCCAATACGAAAAATCCTACCCCGGCACCCGACCTCTAAAATCCCTAGCGGTGCCAATGATTTTAGCTAACCTCACCCTGGAAATGGAATGGTTATTACCCCCTGCCACCGTGGAAGAGGTGTTAACCCAAACCGTTAAGGAGGTGATGACGGATTTCCTTGATCCGGAACTGGGGCTAATGCGGGAAGCCGTGACCCCCACGGGGGAGTTTGTTGATAGTTTTGAAGGGCGTTTGCTTAACCCCGGCCATGGCATCGAAGCCATGTGGTTCATGATGGACATTGCCCAACGGAACGGCGATCGCCAGTTGTTAGAGCAAGCCATTGAAGTGGTTTTGAACACTTTGGAATATGCCTGGGATGAAGAATTTGGCGGTATCTTTTATTTTCTTGATCGCCAGGGTCACCCTCCCCAACAATTGGAATGGGACCAAAAACTCTGGTGGGTACACCTAGAAACCCTCGTTGCTCTAGCTAAGGGACATCAAATTACCGGGCGGGAGCAATGCTGGCAATGGTTTGAGCGGGTCCACGACTATGCCTGGAGTCATTTCGCTGATCCGGAGTATGGGGAATGGTTTGGCTACCTCAACCGGCGGGGGGAAGTGTTGCTCAATCTTAAGGGTGGTAAATGGAAAGGCTGTTTCCACGTCCCCAGAGCTCTGTGGCTCTGTGCAGAAAGTTTGGCACTACCAGTCGACGCCTGA
- a CDS encoding Hsp70 family protein, with protein sequence MGNCIGIDLGTTNSVGAFKFAQVEVVTDEGGKSLTRSVVGLDNGETIVGHKAYYQLKQDPENVIGSIKRIMGRGFGEPIVQKQCEHLSYKIKQSSQGTEDSLVVILGGKEYEPEDISAKILKQVVKNAQVYQENQESQKQKGKITEAVITIPAYFNDKQRYATQNAAKRAGLKVKELLSEPTAAAISHGFKPGSDDVKTILVYDFGGGTFDSSVISAAGDWFSELGKAGDLWLGGDDIDNKLIELVKQKVAQEEDLDDINALIGKMPSIKQKRLIGSFKLAAEQAKIDLSNRTEANIEITEPLIDEFGALFFIKCAITRSEFEPMILPLVERSIKICQQAIEDANESESGIDIVLMVGGSSQIPVVQQKVQEAFGKDKVVVHPRPMYAVAEGAGIVAAGLVEKSLTVSRNYCIKLTDDPRFVLIKKGEDLPVKQSHIFKIEADGQRLIHFKFFSPDEVRNQLDHTSVDEPIGQMWLALDKHYSKGTEVTVLSEIDEQNEAVQMTAHLRNDESVRVSCSFGRGGQDTAIAKEVEELIDQLNRKGQLTTRGVEQVYELAGEIVQASNSMMGSDGRVLEDRRRVANEKLKEFRTCISEDHGLAYYFLSRFEFVIEHCHSAIPQEQQVRIKNIVANLKDAIDKDNLSGLQKFVEDAKREDENLPDLVNLILLCRVSINRALQINPTAANAMTDKFARMLYALEHNDMQEVQSLLQQLSPDVEKYLDQEIATGTVATGLTK encoded by the coding sequence ATGGGCAACTGCATAGGCATCGATTTGGGAACAACTAATTCGGTAGGGGCCTTTAAATTTGCCCAAGTCGAAGTTGTAACTGACGAAGGTGGGAAAAGTCTAACCCGCTCAGTAGTGGGACTTGACAATGGTGAGACCATAGTTGGACACAAAGCCTACTATCAGCTTAAGCAAGACCCAGAAAATGTTATTGGTTCGATTAAGCGAATTATGGGGCGTGGTTTCGGTGAACCTATTGTTCAGAAGCAATGTGAACATTTAAGTTATAAAATCAAACAATCCAGTCAGGGCACAGAGGACAGTCTTGTCGTCATATTAGGGGGGAAGGAGTACGAACCCGAAGATATTTCAGCGAAAATTCTCAAGCAAGTTGTCAAAAATGCTCAGGTTTATCAGGAAAATCAAGAAAGTCAAAAACAGAAGGGGAAAATAACAGAAGCAGTTATTACCATTCCAGCTTATTTCAATGATAAACAGCGCTATGCCACTCAGAATGCAGCTAAACGGGCAGGGCTAAAGGTTAAGGAACTATTATCAGAACCAACAGCCGCTGCCATCTCCCACGGCTTTAAGCCTGGTTCAGATGATGTAAAAACTATCTTAGTTTATGACTTCGGTGGTGGAACATTTGACTCATCTGTGATTAGTGCGGCTGGGGATTGGTTTAGTGAATTAGGAAAAGCCGGGGACTTATGGCTAGGCGGGGATGATATTGATAACAAGCTCATCGAGTTGGTTAAGCAAAAAGTAGCTCAAGAAGAAGATTTGGATGATATTAATGCTTTGATTGGTAAGATGCCTAGTATAAAACAAAAAAGGTTGATAGGTAGTTTTAAGCTAGCAGCTGAACAAGCAAAAATTGATTTAAGTAATCGTACAGAAGCAAACATTGAAATTACAGAGCCTTTAATAGATGAATTCGGTGCATTATTTTTTATTAAATGCGCTATAACTCGTTCAGAATTCGAGCCGATGATTCTGCCCTTAGTTGAGCGAAGTATCAAGATTTGTCAACAGGCGATCGAAGATGCCAACGAGTCTGAAAGCGGAATTGATATTGTTTTAATGGTGGGGGGATCTTCCCAAATTCCCGTTGTTCAGCAAAAAGTCCAAGAAGCGTTTGGAAAAGATAAAGTAGTTGTCCATCCCCGACCAATGTATGCAGTTGCTGAAGGTGCCGGTATTGTTGCCGCTGGTTTAGTAGAAAAAAGCTTAACCGTTTCCCGTAATTACTGCATTAAGCTTACCGATGATCCACGTTTTGTTTTAATCAAAAAAGGCGAAGATTTACCAGTTAAACAATCCCATATTTTTAAAATTGAAGCTGATGGCCAGCGGTTAATTCATTTCAAATTTTTCTCCCCAGATGAAGTCAGAAATCAGCTAGATCACACATCCGTCGATGAGCCGATTGGACAAATGTGGTTAGCCCTTGACAAACATTACTCTAAAGGGACAGAAGTTACTGTTTTATCGGAAATTGACGAGCAAAACGAGGCGGTGCAGATGACTGCCCATCTTCGTAATGATGAATCTGTGAGAGTAAGTTGTTCATTTGGAAGAGGTGGCCAAGATACGGCGATCGCCAAAGAAGTAGAAGAATTAATTGACCAGTTAAACAGAAAAGGTCAGTTGACTACTCGGGGGGTTGAGCAAGTATATGAATTGGCTGGCGAAATCGTTCAAGCTAGTAATTCGATGATGGGAAGTGACGGACGAGTCTTGGAAGATCGTAGAAGGGTAGCCAATGAAAAACTTAAAGAGTTTCGTACCTGTATCTCTGAAGATCATGGTTTGGCTTACTACTTCCTCTCACGTTTTGAATTTGTAATCGAGCATTGTCACTCTGCAATTCCCCAAGAGCAACAGGTAAGGATTAAAAACATAGTGGCAAATTTAAAAGATGCCATTGATAAGGATAATTTATCTGGGCTACAAAAGTTTGTGGAGGACGCAAAACGGGAAGACGAAAATCTCCCAGACCTGGTTAACCTAATTTTGCTATGCCGAGTTTCAATTAATCGTGCTCTTCAAATTAATCCAACTGCGGCTAATGCCATGACCGATAAATTTGCTCGAATGCTTTATGCACTTGAACATAATGATATGCAAGAAGTTCAAAGTTTGTTACAACAACTATCTCCTGATGTCGAAAAGTATCTTGATCAAGAAATAGCTACTGGCACTGTTGCCACTGGGTTAACAAAATAA
- the hisB gene encoding imidazoleglycerol-phosphate dehydratase HisB, producing MPESSTPSLLVPNFSPRAAAVHRVTKETDVRVSLNLMGNGLCHVATGVPFLDHMLHQIASHGLIDLEVNATGDIEIDDHHTNEDVGITLGQALAEALGDRRGINRFGHFIAPLDEALVQVSLDFSGRPHLSYGLQIPTERVGTYDTQLVREFFVAVVNHSQMTLHIRQLDGINSHHIIEATFKAFARAMRMAIEVDPRRADTIPSSKGVL from the coding sequence ATGCCGGAGTCCTCCACCCCATCCTTGCTTGTCCCCAACTTTTCTCCCCGTGCCGCGGCGGTGCATCGAGTCACCAAAGAAACTGATGTGCGGGTGAGTTTGAATTTGATGGGTAATGGTCTGTGCCATGTGGCCACTGGGGTTCCGTTTTTAGATCATATGTTGCATCAGATTGCCTCCCACGGTCTGATTGATTTGGAAGTGAACGCCACCGGGGATATTGAAATTGACGATCACCACACCAACGAAGATGTGGGCATTACCCTTGGTCAAGCCTTGGCCGAAGCCCTGGGCGATCGCCGGGGTATTAATCGTTTTGGCCATTTCATTGCTCCTTTGGACGAAGCCCTGGTACAGGTGTCATTGGACTTTTCCGGGCGACCCCACCTCAGCTATGGTCTGCAAATTCCCACGGAAAGGGTAGGTACCTACGACACCCAACTGGTGCGAGAATTCTTTGTGGCCGTCGTTAACCACAGTCAAATGACCCTCCATATCCGCCAGCTTGACGGTATTAATTCCCATCACATTATCGAAGCCACGTTCAAAGCCTTTGCCCGGGCCATGCGCATGGCGATCGAAGTTGACCCCCGTCGGGCTGATACCATTCCCAGTTCCAAAGGGGTTTTATAG